In the Sinorhizobium arboris LMG 14919 genome, one interval contains:
- a CDS encoding Zn-dependent hydrolase, with amino-acid sequence MAAPGENRRVNSDRLWDSLMEMAKIGPGVAGGNNRQTLTDADGEGRRLFQSWCEEAGLSMGVDKMGTMFLTRPGTDPDALPVHIGSHLDTQPTGGKFDGVLGVLSGLEAVRTMNDLGIKTKHPIVVTNWTNEEGARFAPAMLASGVFAGVHTLDYAYARKDPEGKSFGDELKRIGWLGDEEVGARKMHAYFEYHIEQGPILEAENKQIGVVTHCQGLWWLEFTLTGREAHTGSTPMDMRVNAGLAMARILEMVQTVAMENQPGAVGGVGQMFFSPNSRNVLPGKVVFTVDIRSPDQAKLDGMRARIEAEVPKICERLGVGCSIEAVGHFDPVTFDPKLVATVRGAAEMLGYSHMDLVSGAGHDACWAAKVAPTTMIMCPCVGGLSHNEAEDISKEWAAAGADVLFHAVLETAEIVE; translated from the coding sequence ATGGCAGCACCTGGCGAGAATAGGCGTGTCAATTCCGACCGTCTATGGGATTCGTTGATGGAAATGGCGAAGATCGGCCCCGGCGTAGCCGGCGGCAACAACCGTCAGACCCTGACGGATGCGGACGGCGAAGGCCGCCGGCTTTTCCAGTCCTGGTGCGAAGAGGCGGGGCTCTCCATGGGCGTCGACAAGATGGGCACCATGTTCCTCACCCGACCCGGTACCGATCCCGATGCGCTTCCGGTCCATATCGGCTCGCATCTCGACACGCAGCCGACCGGCGGCAAGTTCGACGGGGTTCTCGGCGTCCTGAGCGGTCTTGAGGCCGTACGCACGATGAACGACCTCGGGATCAAAACGAAGCATCCGATCGTCGTGACCAACTGGACCAACGAGGAAGGCGCGCGCTTCGCTCCCGCGATGCTCGCCTCCGGCGTCTTCGCCGGCGTCCATACGCTCGACTATGCCTATGCCCGCAAGGACCCCGAAGGAAAGAGCTTCGGCGACGAATTGAAGCGTATCGGCTGGCTCGGCGATGAAGAGGTCGGCGCGCGAAAGATGCACGCCTATTTCGAGTACCATATCGAACAGGGCCCGATCCTCGAGGCCGAGAACAAGCAGATCGGCGTCGTCACGCACTGTCAGGGCCTCTGGTGGCTGGAGTTCACGCTGACCGGCAGGGAAGCGCATACCGGCTCGACGCCGATGGACATGCGCGTCAATGCGGGCCTCGCCATGGCGCGCATCCTGGAAATGGTCCAGACCGTCGCGATGGAAAACCAGCCGGGCGCCGTCGGAGGCGTCGGCCAGATGTTCTTTTCGCCCAATTCGCGCAACGTCCTGCCGGGCAAGGTGGTGTTCACCGTCGACATCCGCTCGCCCGACCAGGCCAAGCTTGACGGCATGCGCGCCCGGATCGAAGCCGAAGTACCGAAGATCTGCGAGCGACTCGGCGTCGGCTGTTCCATCGAGGCGGTCGGGCACTTCGATCCCGTCACCTTCGATCCCAAATTGGTCGCGACGGTACGCGGGGCGGCCGAGATGCTCGGCTACAGCCACATGGATCTCGTTTCCGGCGCCGGACACGATGCCTGCTGGGCCGCAAAGGTCGCGCCGACCACGATGATCATGTGCCCATGCGTCGGCGGGCTCAGCCATAACGAGGCGGAGGATATCTCCAAGGAATGGGCCGCCGCCGGTGCGGACGTCCTGTTCCACGCCGTACTCGAGACGGCAGAAATCGTGGAATGA
- a CDS encoding ABC transporter permease yields MREESFLKDKLLPISAVVCLLIAGWYVAAVFLNAPFERDTAARAGTEIGFSEILRNTMAQERPVLPAPHQVIAEIWDTTANKAITSKRSLVYHAWITLSATLLGFGIGTMLGVLLAVGIVHNRAMDRSLMPWVIASQTIPILAIAPMIIVVLNAIGISGLLPKALISTYLSFFPVVVGMVKGLRSPEAIQLDLMHTYNASPAQTFWKLRWPSSMPYLFTSLKVAVAISLVGAIVGELPTGAVAGLGARLLAGSYYGQTVQIWAALFMAAALAAVLVMIVGLAHTAVLKRMGAKP; encoded by the coding sequence ATGCGCGAGGAAAGCTTCCTGAAAGACAAACTGCTTCCCATCTCCGCCGTCGTTTGCCTGTTGATCGCCGGCTGGTACGTCGCAGCGGTTTTCCTGAACGCACCTTTCGAACGAGATACCGCCGCCCGCGCCGGCACTGAGATCGGTTTTTCCGAAATCCTCCGCAACACCATGGCCCAGGAACGCCCGGTGCTGCCGGCTCCGCATCAGGTGATCGCCGAAATCTGGGATACCACCGCCAATAAGGCGATCACGTCGAAGCGCAGCCTGGTCTATCATGCCTGGATTACGCTTTCGGCCACCTTGCTCGGCTTCGGCATCGGCACAATGCTTGGCGTGCTGCTGGCCGTCGGTATCGTCCACAACCGCGCAATGGACCGATCGCTCATGCCCTGGGTGATCGCCAGTCAGACCATCCCGATCCTGGCGATCGCGCCGATGATCATCGTCGTGCTCAATGCCATCGGCATTTCCGGCCTGCTTCCGAAGGCGCTGATTTCCACCTATCTTTCGTTTTTCCCGGTGGTCGTGGGCATGGTCAAGGGACTGCGCAGTCCCGAAGCGATCCAGCTCGACCTGATGCACACCTATAACGCCTCGCCCGCTCAGACCTTTTGGAAGCTGCGCTGGCCTTCTTCGATGCCCTATCTCTTCACCTCGCTTAAGGTTGCCGTCGCAATCTCGCTCGTCGGCGCCATCGTCGGCGAACTGCCGACGGGGGCGGTGGCCGGGCTCGGAGCCCGCCTGCTCGCCGGGTCCTATTACGGACAGACCGTGCAGATCTGGGCGGCGTTGTTCATGGCCGCGGCACTCGCCGCGGTTCTCGTCATGATCGTCGGTCTGGCGCATACGGCCGTTCTGAAGCGCATGGGGGCAAAACCATGA
- a CDS encoding cupin domain-containing protein, whose amino-acid sequence MSRSPNPGCRVVRPGDAFAGKQGLHYFEGIAAETVGSTGICMHLVTMPPGARAKAHLHEDHETAIYVLCGEAHTWFGDLLEEHVITRAGDMLYIPAGVPHLPANLSDAPCTAVIARTDPNGNESVVLLPELDGLVPA is encoded by the coding sequence ATGTCTCGATCACCCAATCCTGGCTGCCGCGTGGTTCGCCCGGGCGATGCCTTTGCCGGCAAGCAGGGGCTCCACTATTTCGAGGGTATTGCCGCGGAAACGGTCGGCTCCACCGGCATCTGCATGCATCTCGTGACCATGCCGCCCGGTGCGCGCGCCAAGGCTCACCTTCATGAGGACCATGAAACGGCGATCTACGTGCTCTGCGGCGAAGCGCACACCTGGTTCGGCGATCTGCTCGAGGAACACGTGATCACTAGGGCCGGAGACATGCTCTACATTCCCGCGGGCGTGCCGCACCTGCCGGCGAACCTCTCGGACGCCCCTTGCACGGCGGTGATCGCCCGGACGGATCCGAACGGAAACGAGAGCGTCGTTCTGCTGCCCGAACTCGACGGCCTCGTGCCCGCTTGA
- the hydA gene encoding dihydropyrimidinase, whose translation MSTVIKGGTIVTADLTYKADVKVEGGKIVEIGPNLSGTETLDATGCYVMPGGIDPHTHLEMPFMGTYSSDDFESGTRAALAGGTTMVVDFALPSPGQSLLEALTMWDNKSTRANCDYSFHMAITWWGEQVFNEMETVVKDKGINTFKHFMAYKGALMVDDDEMFSSFQRCAALGALPLVHAENGDVVAQLQAKLLAEGNNGPEAHAYSRPAEVEGEAANRAIMIADMAGCPVYIVHTSCEQAHEAIRRARAKGIRVFGEPLIQHLTLDESEYFDKDWDHAARRVMSPPFRNKLHQDSLWAGLASGSLQVVATDHCAFTTEQKRFGVGDFTKIPNGTGGLEDRMPMLWTHGVATGRITMNEFVAVTSTNIAKILNIYPKKGAILVGADADLVVWDPKRSKTISAKTQQSAIDYNVFEGKTVTGLPRFTLTRGVVSIEEGTVKTREGHGEFVRRDPFPAVSTALSTWKEVTAPRAVQRSGIPASGV comes from the coding sequence ATGAGCACTGTCATCAAGGGTGGAACCATCGTCACGGCCGACCTGACCTACAAGGCCGATGTAAAGGTCGAAGGCGGCAAGATCGTCGAGATCGGGCCGAACCTCTCCGGCACCGAGACGCTCGATGCCACCGGCTGCTACGTCATGCCGGGTGGCATCGACCCGCATACGCATCTCGAAATGCCCTTCATGGGCACTTACTCGTCGGACGATTTCGAAAGCGGCACCCGCGCGGCGCTTGCCGGCGGCACCACCATGGTCGTCGATTTCGCGCTCCCCTCACCCGGCCAGTCGCTGCTCGAAGCGCTCACCATGTGGGACAACAAGTCCACCCGCGCCAATTGCGACTATTCGTTCCACATGGCGATCACTTGGTGGGGCGAGCAGGTCTTCAACGAGATGGAGACCGTCGTCAAGGACAAGGGCATCAACACATTCAAGCACTTCATGGCCTACAAGGGCGCGCTGATGGTGGACGACGACGAGATGTTTTCCTCGTTCCAGCGCTGTGCGGCGCTCGGCGCACTGCCGCTGGTCCATGCCGAGAACGGCGACGTCGTCGCCCAGCTCCAGGCGAAGCTTCTGGCGGAAGGCAACAACGGCCCGGAGGCCCATGCCTATTCACGGCCGGCAGAGGTCGAAGGCGAGGCCGCCAACCGCGCGATCATGATCGCCGACATGGCCGGCTGTCCCGTCTACATCGTCCATACTTCGTGCGAACAGGCCCATGAAGCGATCCGCCGCGCCCGAGCCAAGGGCATACGCGTTTTCGGCGAGCCTCTGATCCAGCACCTGACGCTCGATGAGAGCGAGTATTTCGACAAGGACTGGGACCACGCCGCCCGCCGGGTGATGTCGCCGCCCTTCCGCAACAAGCTTCACCAGGACAGCCTCTGGGCGGGGCTTGCCTCCGGTTCGCTCCAGGTGGTTGCGACCGACCATTGCGCCTTCACGACCGAACAGAAGCGATTCGGCGTCGGCGACTTCACCAAGATCCCGAACGGCACCGGCGGCCTCGAAGACCGGATGCCGATGCTCTGGACCCATGGCGTGGCGACCGGCCGCATCACCATGAACGAATTCGTGGCGGTGACCTCCACCAACATCGCCAAGATCCTGAACATCTATCCGAAGAAGGGGGCGATCCTCGTCGGCGCCGATGCGGACCTCGTCGTATGGGATCCGAAGCGGTCGAAGACGATCTCGGCGAAGACGCAGCAGTCGGCGATCGATTACAACGTCTTTGAAGGCAAGACGGTCACCGGCCTTCCGCGCTTCACGCTGACGCGCGGCGTGGTTTCGATCGAGGAAGGAACCGTGAAGACCCGGGAAGGTCACGGCGAATTCGTCCGGCGCGATCCCTTCCCGGCGGTCAGCACCGCGCTTTCGACCTGGAAGGAAGTGACGGCGCCGCGAGCGGTCCAGCGCAGCGGCATCCCCGCAAGCGGCGTCTGA
- a CDS encoding ABC transporter permease, whose translation MNLAALAGAILFWLAAWAFNEWLVRQRFASDAANNAARLAVPLLFGITILVLWEGIVRGFAIPSVLLPAPSMIWQRLISSLPTLAADFRQTFLKSVLVGYALGCGLGFVVAILIDRSPFLQKGLLPLGNFVSALPVIGVAPIMVMWFGFDWQSKVAVVVIMTFFPMLVNTVSGLAAASHMERDLMRTYAASWWQTLVKLRLPAAWPFIFNALKINSTLALIGAIVAEFFGTPIVGMGFRISTEVGRMNVDMVWAEIAIAAVAGSVFYGVVALVERAVTFWHPSIRSGRA comes from the coding sequence ATGAACCTTGCCGCTCTCGCCGGCGCCATCCTCTTCTGGCTCGCTGCCTGGGCATTCAACGAATGGCTGGTCCGACAGCGCTTCGCAAGCGATGCCGCGAACAATGCGGCGCGTCTTGCCGTACCACTCCTCTTCGGCATCACCATACTCGTCCTGTGGGAAGGCATCGTCCGCGGCTTCGCCATCCCCTCGGTGCTGCTGCCGGCGCCGTCGATGATCTGGCAGCGCCTGATCAGTTCGCTGCCGACGCTGGCCGCCGATTTCCGGCAGACCTTCCTGAAATCCGTGCTGGTCGGCTACGCGCTCGGCTGCGGCCTCGGCTTCGTCGTCGCCATCCTCATCGACCGCTCGCCCTTTCTGCAGAAAGGGCTGCTGCCGCTCGGCAATTTCGTCTCCGCCCTCCCGGTCATCGGGGTCGCGCCGATCATGGTCATGTGGTTCGGTTTCGACTGGCAGTCGAAAGTGGCGGTCGTCGTGATCATGACTTTCTTCCCGATGCTGGTGAACACAGTTTCGGGCCTTGCGGCTGCCAGCCACATGGAACGCGACCTGATGCGCACCTATGCGGCGTCCTGGTGGCAGACGCTGGTCAAGCTGCGCCTTCCGGCCGCCTGGCCTTTCATTTTCAACGCTCTCAAGATTAACTCCACGCTGGCACTCATCGGTGCGATCGTGGCCGAATTCTTCGGAACGCCCATTGTCGGCATGGGTTTCCGGATCTCCACGGAGGTGGGCCGCATGAATGTCGACATGGTCTGGGCCGAAATCGCCATCGCGGCGGTGGCTGGCTCCGTATTCTACGGGGTTGTCGCGCTCGTCGAGCGCGCCGTCACGTTCTGGCATCCGTCCATCCGCAGTGGACGAGCCTAG
- a CDS encoding ABC transporter ATP-binding protein, with protein sequence MTSNPASVVSARNLGLTFETSDGPVNALTDVNLDVTKGDFVSFIGPSGCGKTTFLRVIADLEKPTAGIITVNGMTPEEARRRRAYGYVFQAAALYPWRTIEKNIALPLEIMGYSSEDRKARIERTLDLVNLSGFGKKYPWQLSGGMQQRASIARALAFDADLLLMDEPFGALDEIVRDHLNEQLLKLWARTDKTICFVTHSIPEAVYLSTKIIVMSPRPGRVTDVIESTLPRERPLGIRETPEFLEIAHRVREGLRAGHSYDE encoded by the coding sequence ATGACATCCAATCCCGCCTCCGTGGTCTCGGCCCGGAACCTCGGCCTGACGTTCGAGACCAGCGACGGTCCCGTCAATGCGTTGACCGATGTCAACCTCGACGTGACCAAGGGCGACTTCGTCTCCTTCATCGGCCCGTCCGGCTGCGGCAAGACGACGTTTCTGCGCGTCATCGCAGACCTCGAAAAGCCGACCGCCGGCATCATAACCGTCAACGGCATGACGCCGGAGGAAGCCCGCCGGCGGCGCGCCTACGGCTATGTCTTCCAGGCGGCCGCCCTCTATCCCTGGCGCACGATCGAGAAGAACATCGCGCTGCCGCTGGAGATCATGGGTTACTCCAGCGAGGACCGGAAGGCGCGGATCGAGCGAACGCTCGACCTCGTCAACCTGTCGGGTTTCGGCAAGAAATATCCCTGGCAGCTTTCCGGCGGCATGCAGCAGCGCGCGTCGATCGCCCGGGCGCTCGCCTTCGATGCCGATCTCCTGCTGATGGACGAGCCCTTCGGGGCGCTCGACGAAATCGTCCGCGACCATTTGAACGAGCAGCTCCTCAAGCTCTGGGCGCGCACCGACAAGACCATCTGTTTCGTCACGCACTCGATTCCGGAGGCGGTCTACCTTTCGACCAAGATCATCGTCATGAGCCCCCGCCCCGGCCGCGTGACGGACGTCATCGAATCGACGCTTCCGAGGGAACGCCCGCTCGGCATTCGCGAGACGCCGGAATTCCTCGAGATCGCGCATCGGGTGCGCGAGGGCTTGAGAGCGGGGCACAGCTATGACGAGTAG
- a CDS encoding GNAT family N-acetyltransferase, giving the protein MTSSRAAQVCCRDATLADMPACAGILNRWIETTPWMPRVHPEEDVQRHYRESVFANGPVIVADCRGEIAGFLALSSDGLVTALYLDERHRGVGIGTTLIREAKKRARSELKLWTFEHNSGAQRFYEREGFVPVRRTGGDNEEGLPDILYHWRAEPWREREA; this is encoded by the coding sequence ATGACGAGTAGCCGCGCCGCTCAAGTGTGCTGCCGCGATGCGACCTTGGCGGACATGCCGGCATGCGCCGGTATTCTCAATCGCTGGATAGAAACCACACCGTGGATGCCGCGCGTTCATCCGGAGGAGGATGTGCAGCGGCATTACCGGGAAAGCGTCTTTGCAAACGGACCCGTTATTGTGGCCGACTGTCGGGGCGAAATCGCCGGCTTCCTGGCTCTGTCCTCGGATGGCCTCGTCACCGCGCTCTATCTGGATGAACGGCACAGAGGCGTCGGAATCGGAACCACTCTCATCCGCGAAGCCAAGAAACGCGCGAGATCCGAGCTCAAGCTTTGGACATTTGAACACAACAGTGGCGCGCAGCGCTTCTATGAACGTGAGGGCTTCGTGCCGGTGCGCAGAACGGGCGGCGACAACGAGGAGGGTCTGCCGGACATTCTGTACCACTGGCGCGCCGAACCCTGGCGCGAGAGGGAGGCGTGA